Sequence from the Bdellovibrionales bacterium genome:
TCTTTCCGTTTTTATAGGCGATGATATCTGTCAGCATTCCACCCATATCGATGATCGCAACGCCGTCTTTTTGCTCTTCTGGAGTCGTCATAGCCATTGATGTGGCTAAGCCTTGCGGAACGAATTCGACAATATCCATGCCGCAACTCTCTACACACTCTTTAGCCATGACAAGATTCTTTTTGGCTGCTGTGATGATCGCCATCGTGACTTCGAGCGAAGTTCCGCGATGGCCCACCGGAGCTTCGTCGAAACGAAGAGACTCCATTTTAAATTGCTGAGGTTGAGAAAATAAGATCTCTCGATCGCTGCGAATCTGTGCAGACTCCAGCGCCGAAGCCTTCACTGCATCTATATCCCTATCACTCACCAGTCTTTTAATGGCGACAGTCCCTTTAGAAAAAACTCTCTCCACAGAAACATCCGCAAAAGAAACGTAAACTTGAGGAATTGCAAAACTGGCAACGAGTTCTACTTCCGCTTTCACTTTGCGAATGGCCAATGTGATTTCTTTGGAATCGATGATTTGACCCTGGTGATAGCCTTTATGAGGAGCATGAGCAATGGCGACCACTTCCCACGAATTGCCTCGTTGTTCAGCAACGGCTAACACGACTTTGGTTGAGCCAATATCAAGGCTCGCTAGACTATATGCTTTCGTTTTCGACATCCGTATCTCACTTAAGCTATTAATTTCAGGACTCACGTCATATGTGAATCTGATAACCTATACTTAAGCCTACGAATGCTTACGCAGCCTGACAAGGACTTTCTTCGAGAAGCTCGCGTCGATGACGCGCCACTTTTGTTTTTGACTTTCAAGGTACTTTATCACGCTTGCTGCACGCTTTGCACGCAACTCAATTTCTGTTTCTCCGAGTACAACGAGTCCCGTATCCGAACGCATGAGTTCTAACTTAAGGCCTTCACTATCCGTCCACTTAATTTCCGAAATCGTTGCACGACTGACAGTTCCATTCTCAGGAAGTGCGTCGACCAAACTGATAATTTTTTTTAAACGAGCGGAGTCCTTAACAACGGAAGTATCTCGAAGAATAGGAGCGTCGGGAGCTGATTCGATAGGTATGGGCTCTAGCAGAATCCCATCGAAGGTCACAGGAATTATTTGACCTTTCCTATCTTGATACAGGATTGCAACTTCTCGAACATGAATGACGGCGGAAAGATGCGAAGGTAAATCTCTTTGCACCTGGGCCGAAAGAATTCTTTCATCCTTAAGAATATCTTTGGCGATTTTATCGAGGTCCAATCGCCAAATATTTTTGGTGCTGTAATTTTTGAGAACTTTTTGCGCGGAGGATATGGCGCTGCCTTCCAGTGAAGATTTTTTTCGGGCATTTTCACCCTCAACAATTGTAACACTTACTTTTTTAACGGTAAAAAAATGTGAATCCCAGTAGAGTAGCGAAGCTGACAATCCAACTGCCATAACCAGAGACAACAACACGAGGATTTTTTTTGAAAACTTCATATATATAGGTTAGGTTTTTGAAACTGATTCTACAAGTCCCGACCCCATTTTTGCGAGGTTCAGTTTGTCAGGACTTAAGGCAAGGAAAACAATGCAGCTGAAACAATACATCATCGCCGTAATTGTGCTATTAAACTCGCTGACAGCATATGGATTAGAAGTTTACGAGGCGAATGCCTTGGCACCTGTTATCATAGGCCAACAGGCGATTCGATTCCCTACCAATTATTTTTCGGCCCGCCAAGCCTTTCGAAGCTGGGGAAACAACAAAAAATTTAAGTCTGGTGTTATTTCTGTTCCGTCGTCTCAAGATCCTGACCTCACCATGGATTACATCTTTTTCCCAAGCTCCGAGAAGTCCGGGAAACTCGTGATACTAACGTCAGGTATTCATGGCGCCGAAGCTCCGGCCGGTCATGCCATTCAGGAACTGGTTTTCAAAGAATTTATTTCTACCAATAAGTTTCCTAAAATTAACTATTTGTTCATACATTCCATCAACCCTTTTGGATTTAAATACTACCGGCGAGTGACGGAAAACAATATCGATCTCAATCGCAACTTTGCCACCCCGGAAGAGTTTGCGACAAGTAACTCCGATTACGAGAAGCTTAAAAAAGTCCTCGAACCCAAGGGGGAAGCCAACACCTCGTGGGTCACACGCTGGGGTTTTTACGCTCAAGCCGCTTTCTACAATATTCGTTACGGAAAAAAAACTTTTCTCCAGGCCTTGCGGGGTCAGTACAAAGAGCCCCAAGGTGTTTTTTATGGAGGGACCTCCGTCGAACCGCAGATTCAAGTTTTGCAGAACACCATTCGAGAAATCGCAGCGCCATTTGAACACATCTATCACATCGACCTCCATACCGGCTTCGGAGAAAAAGGGAAGCTCCATCTTTTTGGGAGCGACGAGCTCCAACCCAAAGATGCGCAATGGGTGAGGGATTTTTTCTCCGGATATGAGGTCGACACTGGTCACGATCAAGATTTCTACTCGACTTACGGTGATTTTAGCGACTGGATGTGGAGAACATTCGAAAAGAAAAAGGTGATCTCCATGACCTTCGAATTTGGAACCAAAAATAGTCAAACTTTGCGAGGTGGGTTAGACTCGTTATGGACAACAGTGACGGAAAACCAAGGGCATCAAAACAAATATGTTTCGATCGCAGATCAAAAACGCACCCGAAATTTTTACGAAAATTTATTCAATCCCGCATCCCCCGCTTGGCAACAGCAAGTTTTAGAACAAGGACATCAGACCCTACTCACCACTTTCGAGCGCTTTGAAAAACTCTAATCATCCTTACCGAAGTGGGATCGCTGCTGTAGCTCACAAAAGACTCTCCTTTTTTCAAATCAGGGAATAGGCCTTGCAATATATCACTCTAAGAGTAGGTAATCCGTTATAACCAATCTAAGACCTACAAAGGTGCGTAATTATGGCCAAAATTTCAGGCTTGTCTGTTCTTTTGACACTCTTATTCTCTCTCGGTCATCGAGCCTCTGCGCAATCGAACCCCATAGATTATGCACCCGCCGTAGAGCAGTTTCTGCAACTTTATAAGACCGAATCCAACACCACACGATCTGTCGACTACACCGCTTTGAATCCGTTACTCCCGCACTCCTCGGTCCATGACTTTATTAACAATTACGAAATGATCCGTAAGGTCTTTCAGGAAGCCGGTACACGCCAAGAAGTCAATCGGCGCACCTACATGTGGCGTTTCGTGACAAAATCCATCGATCAGATGGCAGAGCTTCCAGCGCTCGTGGCGCTGGCTCAGTATATGGAAGAGATGAAAACCAGAAATGATTTTAGCCACGAGTCGCTCCTCGAAAGAGTCTACGCCACCATCGAAAATCGCTTAGTGGCCATCGATCGGAGCGTAAAAATCGTCAATACTTTTGATCGGGAAATGGCTGAACACATCGCTCTCCAATTGAATTCTCTTTTGCTCAGTTCTCGCTCTCCAGTTGAGGACGTTGTTTTTGAAAAAATTCACCTCGCACTCGCCGAAAAAGCCGATCTGACTCACTTGAGTGACCGGGCCACCACCAAAATCACGGACTGGATTCAGGGAAGATTGATCAATACCACACGGGTGTGGATCTTTCGCCTCGCCGTCGTCACCGTCGCTGCGGGATCCTACTCTCACTTCTACGATGGAAACTTGATGCTCACCGATATTTTTGCGGGATCTTCACTCTTGGTGGGTGGGAGTTGGCTGGCGTTAGTGGCTCACAATTATTTCGGCGGTCGATATGCCGTAAATCTCGTTGCCGAAACTGTCGATCGAACTTTAAATCGGATGGTCAACTTCATAAATAAAAATAAAGAACGACTCGGTCCTGTGAGTCGGACTGGGTTGGATCATATCCAACTCTTGAGCTGTCGTCAGCTTTTTGCGAAGTAGTCGCGATTCTTTGCTGGGCTCAGGATGACGGCGACCTACTTGCGGCCGAGAAAGACGTACTCTTTCTCGAGGGAAATTCCGGTTTTCTCTTGAATGGTTTTTTGGATATGTCGCGTGAGAGATTCAACATCGTCGGCCGTGGCGCCGCCGGTGTTCACAATAAAATTCGCATGCTTTTCTGACACCTTGGCCCCATTTATACTAAAACCTTTAAGGCCGTTTTCTTCAATCAGCCGCCCCGATTTGTTCCCTGGAGGATTTTTAAAAACAGAGCCACAGCTCGGTTCACCTAAAGGCTGCGTGCTCATACGACGTTTATTGCTTTCCTGAAGCACTTTAAGCATTCCTTCGTCCGGCGGTAGAGACCAACTGAGCCCCACTCGATAAATGACTCCTGGGCGCCACCCTTCGCACTTACGATACTGCCACTGAAGCTCATTGCTTTCCAACCGTCTCAGCTTAAAATCACGACTGTTAAGATCGACCACTTCAATCCATGAAACAATCTCGTGAAATTCTTTTGGAGAGACGTCATGACTAACGCCCGCATTCATCACCACACCGCCACCAACGTCTCCGGGAAGGCCTGCGAGGAAGATTGCAGGCATCAAGCGATGCTTGATAAATATTTTGAGAATATCGGCTTTGGGCACTCCCGCCTGCGCCACGATCTCTAGAACTCCATTGGTGTAAGTGCTGGACTCGACGGTATTGAGATTTTGCAAAAGAATGACCAAACCTTCGATACCACGATCACTCACAAGCACGTTAGAACCACCACTGAGAACGGTGATCGGAAGACGTTGATCTCTCGCCCACAAACAAGCGGCGATCAATTCTTTTTTGTTGGATGGAAGGGCAGCCCAGTCCGCCTTACCCCCGATCTTCCAGGTGGTATGCTCCGCGAGAGAATAATTTTTCTTTATAAATGAAATGCTCATAAATCGTAAAACTTATTCACGTCGCCAGCACCCAAACACACGAGGACGCTATTGGATTCGGGTTTTTCTAAAATAATTCTTTTGGCGTTCGCTAAACTTCCCACATACTGAGCTGGCTTATCCACAATATCGAGCGCTAAATTTTGGCTGTGGATTCCCTCGATCTCGTGCTCTCCGGCAGGATAAATATCGAGAAGAAAAACTTTGTCAGCATCATTAAAGCAACTTAAGAATTCATTCCAACACAGTTTGGTTCGTGAGTAGCGGTGAGGCTGAAAAAGCACAGATATTTTTTGATCCGGAAACTTCTCTCTAAAGGCTTGAAGTGTCGCTTTGATCTCTGTGGGATGGTGTCCGTAATCATCATAAACGGTCACGCCCTTGATCTCACCTCGGTAATGGAAGCGACGATCGACGCCGCTAAAGTGTTTAAGCCCATCACAGCACTCTTTCCATGTTAAGCCCGCAAGATGAGCCGCCACGGCTGCCGCCAGCGCATTGAGCGCATTATGATGGCCAGGAACCTGGAGGTGAAATTCTCCAAGCTCCTCGCCCGACTTGGACATAATTTTATACTGAGAGCGATGTCCTTGAATATAGTAATCAGAATTCTTATCGGTCCCATAAAAGAGAATCGGCTTGGGAAAGTCGTTAAAGATTTCGCGGATGCGAACATCATCTCCACAGGCCACCACCGCTCCGTAAAATGGAACTTTAA
This genomic interval carries:
- the ftsA gene encoding cell division protein FtsA, coding for MSKTKAYSLASLDIGSTKVVLAVAEQRGNSWEVVAIAHAPHKGYHQGQIIDSKEITLAIRKVKAEVELVASFAIPQVYVSFADVSVERVFSKGTVAIKRLVSDRDIDAVKASALESAQIRSDREILFSQPQQFKMESLRFDEAPVGHRGTSLEVTMAIITAAKKNLVMAKECVESCGMDIVEFVPQGLATSMAMTTPEEQKDGVAIIDMGGMLTDIIAYKNGKIAFAASLPVGGINFTQDLAIALKTPQTFAEKLKKSHGAALVDIVSPEVIAIESLKNEPQRTVDTRFLCEVLEARSEETLTYIFKRLNDEDLLFNLKKG
- a CDS encoding FtsQ-type POTRA domain-containing protein codes for the protein MKFSKKILVLLSLVMAVGLSASLLYWDSHFFTVKKVSVTIVEGENARKKSSLEGSAISSAQKVLKNYSTKNIWRLDLDKIAKDILKDERILSAQVQRDLPSHLSAVIHVREVAILYQDRKGQIIPVTFDGILLEPIPIESAPDAPILRDTSVVKDSARLKKIISLVDALPENGTVSRATISEIKWTDSEGLKLELMRSDTGLVVLGETEIELRAKRAASVIKYLESQKQKWRVIDASFSKKVLVRLRKHS
- a CDS encoding DUF2817 domain-containing protein, coding for MQLKQYIIAVIVLLNSLTAYGLEVYEANALAPVIIGQQAIRFPTNYFSARQAFRSWGNNKKFKSGVISVPSSQDPDLTMDYIFFPSSEKSGKLVILTSGIHGAEAPAGHAIQELVFKEFISTNKFPKINYLFIHSINPFGFKYYRRVTENNIDLNRNFATPEEFATSNSDYEKLKKVLEPKGEANTSWVTRWGFYAQAAFYNIRYGKKTFLQALRGQYKEPQGVFYGGTSVEPQIQVLQNTIREIAAPFEHIYHIDLHTGFGEKGKLHLFGSDELQPKDAQWVRDFFSGYEVDTGHDQDFYSTYGDFSDWMWRTFEKKKVISMTFEFGTKNSQTLRGGLDSLWTTVTENQGHQNKYVSIADQKRTRNFYENLFNPASPAWQQQVLEQGHQTLLTTFERFEKL
- the murB gene encoding UDP-N-acetylmuramate dehydrogenase — its product is MSISFIKKNYSLAEHTTWKIGGKADWAALPSNKKELIAACLWARDQRLPITVLSGGSNVLVSDRGIEGLVILLQNLNTVESSTYTNGVLEIVAQAGVPKADILKIFIKHRLMPAIFLAGLPGDVGGGVVMNAGVSHDVSPKEFHEIVSWIEVVDLNSRDFKLRRLESNELQWQYRKCEGWRPGVIYRVGLSWSLPPDEGMLKVLQESNKRRMSTQPLGEPSCGSVFKNPPGNKSGRLIEENGLKGFSINGAKVSEKHANFIVNTGGATADDVESLTRHIQKTIQEKTGISLEKEYVFLGRK
- a CDS encoding UDP-N-acetylmuramate--L-alanine ligase, which codes for TARLGDGEWMLAEADESDGSFSRLNPEIAVITNIDNDHLDHYGSMEAVQSAFYDFALKVPFYGAVVACGDDVRIREIFNDFPKPILFYGTDKNSDYYIQGHRSQYKIMSKSGEELGEFHLQVPGHHNALNALAAAVAAHLAGLTWKECCDGLKHFSGVDRRFHYRGEIKGVTVYDDYGHHPTEIKATLQAFREKFPDQKISVLFQPHRYSRTKLCWNEFLSCFNDADKVFLLDIYPAGEHEIEGIHSQNLALDIVDKPAQYVGSLANAKRIILEKPESNSVLVCLGAGDVNKFYDL